Proteins from one Bufo gargarizans isolate SCDJY-AF-19 chromosome 8, ASM1485885v1, whole genome shotgun sequence genomic window:
- the LOC122945366 gene encoding uncharacterized protein LOC122945366, translated as MENISSSSEAGRTPPRRRRRHDTSSSEEELHPGQEEIAEGIIGGGGQQMPSHPVASQRGPRAYARGSRGACGGRGRGSRVSTRMEEEEVGFFIDNELLIQLVEVRPALWDHTDRRHADNHATLLLWHEIGEAIVPNWEDLGDRQQEQCRATIMVQWQSIRDCYEKDYNKELRTPSGSGGNSRQEYRYHSALGFLRRTIELQKSSSSTRAPEVPQEAVPDEPVTAGPSLPAQATGQDSDVPLPPPPGDATMAQLAPLFEAIIRRQGTGRSRQADYEDLTRLVYECLMGFTNRVARLEDNLRRFQEGAVLTLQMSPVQLYLNSLVPVMEQFTPDQLFEAKKLMDCALWQVQHRPTSYLPPHTYPPSQSQTHELFSHHFSPSSTPHYYPPTSFTTPSNLAQQTPSPAPSSTLNTPTVALAPTCTYLSTVAEQQQDRGVLTRALPSTPHSSSPPRPVFRQL; from the exons ATGGAGA acatATCTTCTTCAAGTGAGGCCGGGAGGACTCCTCCACGCCGACGTCGCAGACATGATACG TCATCGTCTGAGGAGGAGTTGCATCCTGGCCAAGAAGAAATTGCAGAGGGGATAATTGGGGGTGGAGGACAGCAAATG ccatctcatcccgttGCCTCTCAGAGAGGTCCTCGAGCCTATGCCAGAGGAAGCCGGGGAGCGTGTGGCGGTCGGGGTCGT gGTTCCAGAGTCTCCAccagaatggaggaggaggaggtcggaTTTTTTATAGATAACGAGCTCCTTATTCAGCTGGTGGAGGTGCGTCCAGCGTTGTGGGACCACACTGACCGCCGCCACGCAGACAATCACGCTACTCTGCTCCTCTGGCACGAAATCGGTGAGGCAATTGTGCCGAATTGGGAGGACCTCGGAGacagacagcaggagcagtgCC gGGCAACAATCATGGTTCAGTGGCAGTCCATCAGGGACTGCTACGAGAAGGATTATAACAAGGAACTTCGGACCCCGAGTGGTTCGGGAGGAAACTCAAGGCAAGAATATCGCTATCATTCCGCCTTGGGGTTCCTACGAAGAACCATAGAGCTGCAAAA ATCATCAAGCAGTACTCGGGCACCCGAAGTTCCTCAGGAGGCGGTCCCTGATGAGCCGGTCACCGCGGGTCCCTCTCTTCCTGCTCAAGCAACTGGTCAGGACTCCGATGTTCCCCTACCTCCGCCCCCTGGCGACGCAACGATGGCCCAATTAGCCCCATTATTTGAGGCCATCATCCGTCGCCAGGGGACAGGTAGGAGCCGTCAGGCGGACTACGAGGATCTCACAAGGCTCGTTTACGAGTGCTTGATGGGATTCACAAATAGAGTTGCCAGATTGGAGGATAATTTGCGTCGTTTTCAGGAGGGGGCGGTGTTGACGTTGCAAATGAGTCCGGTGCAACTTTATTTGAATTCGTTAGTCCCCGTGATGGAACAGTTTACGCCTGACCAATTGTTTGAGGCCAAAAAACTAATGGACTGCGCCTTGTGGCAAGTGCAACACCGCCCCACATCCTATCTCCCACcccacacctatcccccatcccagTCCCAAACCCATGAGCTattttctcaccacttttctcCTTCTTCTACTCCTCATTACTATCCTCCAACCTCGTTCACCACTCCCTCTAACCTAGCTCAGCAAACTCCATCTCCTGCCCCATCCTCCACTTTAAATACTCCCACTGTTGCACTTGCCCCAACGTGCACTTATTTGTCCACAGTTGCAGAACAGCAACAGGACAGAGGGGTCCTAACCCGTGCACTGCCCTCCACCCCCCACTCTTCTAGTCCCCCCAGGCCTGTTTTTAGGcaattataa